In Cygnus atratus isolate AKBS03 ecotype Queensland, Australia chromosome 14, CAtr_DNAZoo_HiC_assembly, whole genome shotgun sequence, the DNA window ATAAACTCCAATCCATAGCAGCTACCCCTCCGGAGAGGCAGccctttttaaaacacttcGGTGAGCTGCCTCCCGTTAGAAAACCAATTATCTCAGACTGTAGGAGCAAAATCCTGCTCGCAAAAACATACCGCGGTTCTGTTTAGCATGCGCACAACAGAACTCTGTCCTGAagagttttgttgttatttttgttgtttttttaaaccaaacttCGGCATTTTAGAACATTCTGAGGTACGCAGAAAGAAGCTGCTCTATTTTCCTACTTGATTGGGAGgttggggtccccagcaccactCGGGCTTAGAcccttttcagcagcagcaggaatgcCATTATATTGCGACAATAGTATCAGCTGACAGGGCAGGATAATAAACCTCTGTTCTGACCTACCCACTTTGGTCTTTGAACaccaaatgaaagcaaaatttgctTAAGGGATCGGTCTAAGTGGCAAAAAAGAACACCATAAAGCATTCTGAGAAccttaaattacatttttaaccACCTTCAATATTTCAGTTGCACTCGTTTTTAAGGCCACTGTACGTGCACACAAGGTATCTGGTTTGGTTCAATCGCATCTCCTAAGCGCTCCCCCACCAGCAGGTCCCAGGCCCCTCTTCCCTGTGTAGGCAGAACCGGGAGCCCGAGAGCTAATGCGCAGCAGCTGCACCACTTGCACCTACTTCAGGACACAAAACAAAGCCGAAGCTTCAGTTCTGGAGAGTAAACATTGCCCACTGAAGTCTCCTACACAAGCCTGAAGGTCAGtgcacagcttttattttgtagaaCTCTCACAGCTGTACCACACTTAGTGACCCacggagattttttttattttgtcaaagctgtttcagctgctgcttctgttctaAATTACCTTCTCATCATCTAATGGTGAAAACAAAGGAGATGTGCTTCTACTGATTTGTGCGGATACCCATCCATTAAACACACAGGTGCCGAGCATCTTTTTAATGCAGTAGGACTTTAAAAAGTGTATAGGCTAATGTTAATAATAAAAGGGTGTAGGCTAATTTTATTAGTCAAATAAAATTTACAAGTCATACCTGATGCAGGATGAAGAACAGATTATGCTTTGGAGTAGAGATGAATACTCTTTACTCTTAAGAAAACCATGTACACATCACACCACAGCTGTACTGCGATATTGCAGTCTCTAAAGAGCTATCTTTTGGAGAGTTTCTTTTTGCTCATGCAGATCAAAGATAAAAAGAACATCCATGTTTTAAGAAACCTACCACACTTTTACTTTATTCAACTTCAAAAGTAAACCAATTGCTCTCACTTCCCGTTTCTGACAGGTGAAACGAACAATCCTTAAGGGCCTTCTGTTCAGGAATGAACGAAGTTATTAATTTCAGACACCTCTATGCCAGAACTAAGCTACAAACTAAGGAACAGCAAACTGAAGTTAACCTTATTTCCATCTCTCTAAGACCATCCCAGAGCAACTTTGCAGCCTAAAGCTTTGTTTACGTGCCAGCTACCAGGTCAGAAAGTTACTGTCATTAAACACGTAAGCAAAGCTTTAGCACCAAATTTCTCCCTTTTACTATGTCACGTACTAGAAACAGATACATATTCAGAGAGATTCTTTTAGTCGTTGTCTCTTTAATGCTATCAAGTACAAATTTGTCTCTCTATATTCCATGCTACAACCCAGCATCACTGCCCCTTATTAAACAACCACTTACATGAGCCTCTGAAACATCCCCGGCACTGTCACAGCGGCGTTCTTGCTCCCTTGAGACAAGAGGTCAGAGCAGAGCAAGTCCCTCCCAGCTACTTGAGATGCTCGCCACAGAACGTTTTGGAGGACACCTTTGAAAGTTAACACAAATGACAGCCTTCTGAGATACACATAGCATGCTCCCTAATGTAGGCGCAATTTCTGGGATCCACTTTTTATTCTCTAAGACGTTAGTCCTACAGGAAGACCGCTACTTACAATCAAATAGCATGCTTTAGcataattctttaaaatcaagCTGTAACTTGGCAAAACTGTCAGatttcacaaatgaaaaatatttttaaaatctacttGTTTCTAGTATCAACGGGTCCTTTTATGGCACAcgtgaaaaaaaacaaagctataGTTGGTGACCAAATCTCCATCCCCTGAGTCAAATGACAAGCCACATCACGAAGTGAATTTAACTGCCTCACTCAGACCAGGTTGTCCCTTGGTAAGATGAAGGCAGTCCATCTGACAGGGACCACATCACACACCCAGACTAACAGAACACCTAGAACTCAGCAGTCCACTTCAGCTACAAAAAGGAAAGCTGTGCTTCAGGTGAAGTTCAAGGATGACTGTCCAACATGGATTTAGAACACAAAGGTACGGTAAAACACCTTCAAGCTCagtgaactgaaataaaaccaacctcctgcagctgccctgaCAAGAGCCGGCACTTTACCAGTTGCAGTGTTTCACAAATACTTCTCCGAGGCGTCATGCACTGTCAACAACACATCGGTGTTGCTGGTTCACAACTGAGGCTGACAAGTGTTTgagataaaaaatattacaatataaatgcaaattacTTGGAACCTACTTACAACAGCTAAGCCAAAGAGAACCAGTTTCACTGTGTAAGAGCCACAAGTTATCACACTCCAGAAGAAACTCGGCTCTTGGTTTACATCCCAATGATACCAAAGGGTTGTCCTGTTCACTTAAGCAGGTAAGGAATTGAGTTTACAgtagttttatttctaatagCAACAAAACCACTCACTTCAACTAAAAATCAGTGTCAGGTTAGCCTGACATTAAAGACTGACTCTAACTCCAAATTTCATCCAAAATCCTTCAGCCCAGCGGCGCAAATCCCTAATTTCACTTTCCACTGGAATCAGAGGGAATTATACACCTAGTATCTTGCACACCTGGCACAAACGAAGATCAGCTTTTAAGATGCAGTCCCATAAAGTATCTAAGTGCTTAGAAACCTCAAGTCAAAATAACTTTGTACTTTTTAACTCCATGCCCGGTATCATACATACTCTGACTCAAGCATGTAAGGAATTCAATTCTTTATTTGATATCCATAAACCCATAAACGTTGCTATTCTATATTTCTATGCAGGAAGGCAGTTTTCCCCTAAAACATTatgctttttaataaacaacAAACTTTAATTCTATTGCGTGAAAAGGGCTACAAATATACATTTGTTAATCAAGCAGactacacaaatatttttgctttacaaCTGGCACCTATGTTACTGGTACACTTAGCTGGCTCATTTGTCATAGCACTTTGCCCAAACAGCTTCGATTATCACTTTTGGAAATATACGGGcaattgcaattattttaaaaataataataatgtgctGAGGCAGGTattgcaaattctttttttttttttcagttgataCTCATGGAGCCCATCTTTATTCACATGCAGATTTCATTTCACTCTACACCAGTCATCTAATGGCATAAAATAACTTTCGAGTGTCTAGTACAATCGTTAGCAAACCAATTTTACTCCTGCCGTAAGGAAGCCTGCAGCAGCGGGTCTGCCATCCTGCCGGTAGATGGTGCTGCAAGAGATTCTCGGGGAACTTTAACGTAGGACAATAGTTGAGAATGAAAAAGTCTGTTAACCCGGTACTATGAAAACAAGAATGCATTTAATAGAAGGGATAAATGTCGACCCTTTCCTGTAAGGAATCATACACAGACAAACCAATAAGAGGACTTGAAACTAAGCAATCGGAAATTCTGAACATTTTATATGAATGAAGCACATGCTTAACACAAACTATTTCTTCAAAACTACACAGTACATACGTTGATGGAAAAGTCCTATAGAAAAAAATTGACCAACCATGTCAGCACGTCAAACTGCCTAGTACAAGATGGTGGATGCACACAAACTGTGTGAGAACgagtaattaaaaaacagaccACATCCACGGATTAGTACTTCAAAAATTTCTCTGTCGAGTGTTTGAAAACCAATAAATCCGCTAGGGGGGTAGCAAAAAAGTCGATCAGGACCTTTACcggcaataaaatatttactctgaATACATAGAGACTTTAAAGCAGAGGAACACTTGCTTCAAACCTAGAAAAGCCTTAAACCGTACGGAATGGatcctaggaaaaaaattagacaTGTAAAGGTCAATGAAcacaatgatttatttaaaaaataaaaaacgtAAAAacgattttttttcctcctttacagaaatgttaatttcagtCATGGGATCCGAGTAGGtttggtagaaaaaaatgtagtagcCAGGTATCGAGTCCttacaacaaagaaaattcCCCCGTAACCCTCCCCAGTTTTTACTCCAGATCAGCAAGACGCTTCCCACCCCGtacccccacccccaaaaaaaaaattaaaacaagacatttttcGTTGCTAGTATAAAAACGACCAAGGTccaagtaataataaaaaaatagagtcCATCAATGACTGTAACAcaaagtatgtgtgtgtgtggggccCAGTCCATCTTCCGAGAGAAAAGAAgtggcacaggcagcagaggcGACCCCCAGGGGGCATTTAGGAGCTGCTCCCACAGCGGGGAGGCATTTAAAAGGAGCTGCCCTTCGGCGGGCGAGGGGAGAAACCATTTCGAAGCTGCCCCGTGCCGGAGGGAGGGCTCTGCACGCCGCCCCCCCGGCGGGTACGGGCGCTCCGGCTCAGAAGGAGCCGCCCCCGTAGCCTCCCCCGCCATAGCCTCCTCTGTACGGTCCACTGTTACTGCGGCCCCCCCAGCTGCCGCCccctcctccgcctcctccgCCGCTCTTCATGGGCCCGTAGGAGGACTGGTGCTGGCTGTAGCTGCCGAACCCGCCGTACCCGTTGCCGTAGtcgccgcctccgccgcctcctccgtaggagccgccgccgccgccgtaGGAGCCGTacccgccgccgcctcctcccccgCCGTAGCCGCCGTAGCTGTTGTAACCGCCGCCTCCCTTGGCCAGCCCGTTGTGGTCCCGGTTGCCGGatccgccgccgccccggccccgtcctcctcctcctcctcctcggcctcCCCGCGAGGGCCtggccgcgccgccgccccccccgcccgcctGGATGTCCTCCTTGGGCACGGCCTTCTTCACCTCCACGCGGTGGCCCTGGATCGGGTGGAACTTGACCACGGCCGCCTTGTCGGCCGCGTCGTGGTTCTGGAAGTAGACGAAGCCGAAGCCGCGCTTCTTGCCGCTCTGCTTGTCGGCGATGATCTCCGCCTTCTCCACGGGGCCGAACTGGCTGAAGTGCTGCACCAGGTCCCCCTCGGCCACGTCCCCCTTGAGGCCGCCCACGAAGAGCTTCTTCACCTTGGCGTGAGCCCCGGGCTTGGCCGAGTCCTCCCGGGACACGGCCCGCTTCAGCTCCACCGCGTTGCCGTCCACGGCGTGGGGGGACGCGGCCATGGCGGCGTCGGCCTCCTCCACCGCCGAGTAGGTGACGAAGCCGAAGCAGCGGGAGCGCTTGGTCTGCGGGTTGAGCACCACCACGCAGTCGGTCAGGGTGCCGTAGGCCGCGAAGTGCTCCCGCAGCCCGGCCTCCGTGGTCTGCACGTTGAGGCCGCCGATGAACAGCTTGCACAGCTGCGAGTTCTCCATGCCGccgccgggagcggggccggggccgcgccggggccTGGCGCCGAGGCTCCTCCTCCCgccggggggcagcgccgccgccgctcttCTCCCC includes these proteins:
- the HNRNPA0 gene encoding heterogeneous nuclear ribonucleoprotein A0: MENSQLCKLFIGGLNVQTTEAGLREHFAAYGTLTDCVVVLNPQTKRSRCFGFVTYSAVEEADAAMAASPHAVDGNAVELKRAVSREDSAKPGAHAKVKKLFVGGLKGDVAEGDLVQHFSQFGPVEKAEIIADKQSGKKRGFGFVYFQNHDAADKAAVVKFHPIQGHRVEVKKAVPKEDIQAGGGGGGAARPSRGGRGGGGGGRGRGGGGSGNRDHNGLAKGGGGYNSYGGYGGGGGGGGYGSYGGGGGSYGGGGGGGDYGNGYGGFGSYSQHQSSYGPMKSGGGGGGGGGSWGGRSNSGPYRGGYGGGGYGGGSF